A window of the Gossypium hirsutum isolate 1008001.06 chromosome A03, Gossypium_hirsutum_v2.1, whole genome shotgun sequence genome harbors these coding sequences:
- the LOC107887790 gene encoding uncharacterized protein: protein MAPLKPPYPKWYNPNASCMYHAGNQGHSTENCLAFKRRVQGFPYSADQPLVIYYDAKEQVKPKIIIEVPSPFPYKDNKAVTWKYDVNIIIPEHEKSKVMTGNVGEVGHFTRSGRCYSKAIEPMKKTNDLKQRGKAAMHEVEVEFETPSKQEVKRPVNEKEAHEFLKFIKHSEYNIMEQLSKQPAQISVLSLLLNSERYRNTLLKVLNQAYVASNISVEKLDRWVNNLNADNFISFSDDEIPPNGRGSVKSLHIITCCKGYIISNVLIDNGSALNVMPLAMLSRIPIDISYLRHCHSTVGAFDGTRREVMGKIKIPLEVGPYIYDIEFQVMDITPSYNCLLGRPWIHSARAVPSSLHQKVKFIMDGLLVTVVGEEDIIASISTDTPYLEVSNDTVECSFRSFEFINATFVVEGNKIPMPKLSRNTKMGIKLTVGKRARARKGLGRYQQWIVRALKPAPHKARYGLGFEPDMRQRRKQLQKDRERRIARALGRELEWEPITYDEHTRGTRGRGTRGRGRGRRVIRVESFASDTIPNLDTSETPVSPVTETGAESQDRAVGDDALSNGAEIFKGIAGVAPSLAEYWMKATERIMDDLDFSDE, encoded by the exons ATGGCACCCCTGAAGCCGCCATACCCAAAATGGTACAATCCTAATGCTAGTTGCATGTACCACGCTGGAAACCAGGGGCATTCTACAGAAAATTGTTTGGCCTTTAAAAGGAGGGTTCAAG GTttcccttatagtgctgatcaaCCATTGGTGATTTATTACGATGCAAAGGAGCAAGtgaaaccaaaaataataattgaagtaCCATCCCCTTTCCCTTACAAAGACAATAAGGCAGTAACATGGAAATATGATGTCAACATTATCATACCTGAACATGAAAAATCCAAAGTCATGACCGGAAATGTTGGCGAAGTAGGACACTTCACCCGCAGCGGGAGGTGTTATTCTAAAGCGATCGAACCAATGAAGAAGACTAATGACTTGAAGCAGAGAGGAAAGGCAGCGATGCATGAGGTCGAGGTCGAATTTGAGACTCCGTCCAAACAAGAAGTTAAAAGgccagtgaatgaaaaggaagcaCATGAATTCTTGAAGTTTATCAAGCATAGTGAATATAACATTATGGAACAGTTAAGCAAACAACCAGCACAAATCTCGGTATTATCCTTACTGTTGAATTCAGAACGATATCGGAATActttgctgaaagtgttaaatcaagcttacgtggcaagTAATATATCTGTCGAAAAACTTGATAGGTGGGTGAATAACCTGAACgcggataattttatttctttcagtgatgacgaaataccaccAAATGGTAGGGGCTCCGTAAAATCATTACATATCATAACTTGTTGCAAGGGTTATATAATATCGAATGTGCTCATTGATAACGGGTcagcactcaatgtcatgcctttggccatgCTTTCTAGAATTCCAATTGATATATCTTATCTGAGGCATTGTCACTCTACAGTAGGAGCATTCGATGGGACAAGACGAGAAGTCATGGGAAAAATCAAAATTCCTCTAGAAGTGGGCCCCTATATATACGATATTGAGTTTCAGGTCATGGACATTACGCCTTCTTATAATTGCCTTTTAGgaaggccttggatccattctgctagGGCAGTTCCTTCATCTCTCCATCAAAAAGTAAAGTTTATCATGGATGGTCTTTTGGTCACTGTCGTGGGTGAGGAAGACATTATCGCATCTATCTCTACTGATACACCATACCTCGAAGTAAGCAATGATACGGTAGAATGTTCCTTCCGTTCCTTCGAATTCATCAATGCTACATTCGTTGTTGAGGGAAATAAAATTCCCATGCCTAAGCTGTCAAGGAATACCAAGATGGGAATTAAGCTGACTGTGGGAAAGAGAGCCCGAGcgaggaaaggtttgggaagatATCAGCAATGGATAGTTAGAGCTCTAAAACCAGCGCCCCATAAGGCTCGATATGGTTTAGGGTTCGAACCGGATATGCGACAAAGAAGAAAACAGTTGCAAAAAGATCGAGAAAGGCGGATTGCAAGAGCCTTAGGCCGAGaattagaatgggagcccataac TTACGATGAGCACACACGTGGTACCCgtggacggggtactagaggccgaggtagaggccgtagagtgATTCGAGTTGAGTCATTCGCATCTGATACGATCCCTAATCTAGACACTAGTGAGACACCGGTGTCACCTGTTACTGAGACTGGTGCTGAGTCACAGGACCGTGCagttggggacgacgcact GTCGAATGGGGCTGAGATATTCAAGGGCATCGCTGGAGTTGCTCCGAGTTTGGCCGAGTATTGGATGAAGGCCACGGAGCGTATCATGGACGATCTGGACTTTTCTGATGAGTAG